Part of the Halopseudomonas maritima genome, TGGCGTGGTTGGCTCCAGGGCAAGGCGAGGCGGTTCTGGACCTGTTCTGTGGGGTTGGCAATTTTGCCCTGGCGCTGGCCCGAGCCGGCGCTGAGGTGACGGGTATCGAAGGTAGCGTGGAAATGGTAGACCGGGCCACGGACAATGCTCGGAAAAACGGCCTTGATCAGGTGCACTTTTTGGCAGCCGACTTGTCGAAGCCCCTTGAAGTGCCGCCGGGCTCTCCACGGTTCACGGCAGCGTTGCTTGATCCGCCGCGTGACGGCGCCGAGCAAATGGTAGGTGATCTGGCCGCGCTGGCGGTCGAGCGAATACTTTACATTTCCTGCAACCCGGCAACGCTGGCGCGGGATGCAGGCATTTTGGCAGGCAAGGGCTACACCCTGGTTCGGGCGGGCATCATGGATATGTTCCCTCAAACCGCCCATGTCGAGGCCATGGCACTGTTCCGGAGGCAATAGATCGCCGCCGGGCGAGGACAAGAAGATGGTACAGGTCAGAGCAGCACACCCGACCAATCAGGATGGCAGCGTCAATGTCGACGCATGGATAGCACGGATCGGGGAGCGCACGCAGCTTGTCGATCCGCAGATTCTGCACGAAGCCTGTGAGTGGGCCCAGGAGCTTGAGCAGGCGGCCATTGATGCGGAGAACATCTGGGCTGACGGCGCGAGCAGCTACCGCACGGGCCTTGAAATGGCCGAGATTCTGGCTGATCTCAAACTCGATCAGGACTCGCTGGTCGCCGCCGTAGTCTATCGCGCGGTGCGTGAGCGCAAGACCGATCTGACCGAGGTGGAGCGCCGCTTTGGTCCGGCGGTTACGCACCTGGTGGACGGCGTGCAGCGCATGGCCGCCATCAGCGTGTCGCAGAACCCCGGTAATACCGCCAGTTTCAGCCCCCAGGCGCAGGTCGAGAACCTGCGCAAGATGCTGGTGACGCTGGTGGACGACGTGCGTGTGGCCCTGATCAAGCTGGCTGAGCGCACCTGCGCCATCCGTGCGGTCAAGGACGCGCCGGAGGAGAAGCGTTATCGCGTTGCCCGCGAGGTATTCGATATCTACGCACCGCTGGCCCACCGTCTTGGCATTGGTCACATCAAGTGGGAGCTGGAAGACCTCTCCTTCCGTTATCTGGAACCGACCCAGTACAAGCAGATCGCCAAGCTGCTCGATGAGCGGCGTCTTGATCGGCAGCAGTATATCGATGCCGTGATGGCCCAGTTGCGCAAGTCCCTGGAGGAGGCGTCCATCTACGCCGACATCACTGGCCGGGCAAAACACATCTACTCGATCTGGCGCAAGATGCAGCGCAAGGGCATCGACTTCAGCCAGGTTTATGATGTGCGCGCGGTGCGTATCCTGGTGCCGCAGGTGCGCGACTGTTACACCGCGCTTGGTGTAGTACACAGCCTTTGGCGGCATATTCCCAACGAGTTTGATGATTATGTCGCCAACCCCAAGGAAAACGGCTATCGCTCCTTGCACACCGCAGTGATCGGTCCTGAGGGCAAGGTGCTTGAGGTGCAGATTCGCACCCAGAGCATGCACGAAGAGGCTGAGTTGGGTGTCTGCGCGCACTGGCGCTACAAGGGCACCGATCTGGACAGCAACTCCAACGCCTACGAAGACAAGATCGCCTGGCTGCGCCAGGTGCTCGAGTGGCACGAGGAAATGGGTGATATCGGTGGTCTGGCTGAGCAGCTGCGCGTCGACTTCGAGCCAGATCGCATTTACCTGTTTACCCCGGACGGTCACGTGCTCGACATGGCCAAGGGCGCTACGCCGCTGGACTTTGCCTACCGGGTTCATACTGAAATTGGCCATAGCTGCCGGGGCGCCAAGGTCAACGGCCGCATCGTGCCGCTCAACTATGTGCTGCAGACCGGCGAGCAGGTCGAGATCATCACCGGCAAGCAGAGTGGTCCGAGCCGCGACTGGCTGAACCCCAATCTCGGCTATCTGAACACCTCGCGGGCGCGCGCCAAGGTGCAGCACTGGTTCAAGGAGCAGGCGCGTGAACAGAACGCCCAGGCCGGCAAGCTGATGGTCGAGCGTGAGCTGACACGTATGGCACTCAATGGCGCCGACTACGCTCAGCTGATTGATCGCCTGGGGCTCAAGAGTCAGGAAGACCTGTTTGTTGCCGTTGGTTCGGGCGACATGCGTCTGGCGCATGTGGTCAACGTGGCGCAGCAGCTGGTCGAGCCGGATCGGCACAGTGAGCAGCTGGAGCTGATTCCCAAGAAGCCCAGCCGCAATGTGGGCCGCCGCGGCGATGTCTACATCCAGGGCGTGGGCAACCTGATGACCCAGCTGGCGGGCTGCTGCCAGCCGGTGCCGGGTGACCCGATCATCGGCTACATCACCCTGGGCCGCGGCGTTACCGTGCACCGCGCCGATTGTGCCAACGCGATGCAACTGCAGGACCGCGACTCCGAGCGCCTGATCGAGGTTAGCTGGGGTGGGGCGCCGGTGCAGACCTATCCGGTGGAGATCTACATCAAGGCTTATGACCGCTCCGGTCTGCTGCGCGATGTCTCGCTGTTGCTGGCTAACGAGAAGATCAACGTGCTGGAGGTCAGCACGCGTACCAACAAGGACGACAACTATGCGGCGATGCTGCTGACCATCGAGATTCCGAGTCTCAACCTGCTCAGCCGCCTGCTGACGCGCATCAGCCAGCTGCCCAACATTATCGAGGCGCGCCGCAACCGTCAGGAACACCGCGGATGAGCTATCAGCTGGACGACCTGCTTTATCTGATGCAGCGCTTGCGTGACCCGCAGCATGGCTGTCCCTGGGACTTGCAGCAGGATTACGCGAGTATCGTGCCGCATACCTTGGAGGAAGCCTACGAGGTTGCCGATGCCATTGAGCAGGGCGACTTTGACCAGCTCAGCGGTGAGTTGGGCGACTTGTTGTTTCAGGTCGTTTATTACGCGCAGCTGGCCCGCGAGGAAGGGCGCTTTGGCTGGGCCGAGGTGGTTGACGCTATCACCCGCAAGCTAGTGCGCCGTCACCCGCACGTGTTCCCTGACGGCAACCTGCATACGCCACCGGGTAGCCAGACTCTGGCGCCGGACCAGGTCAAGCGCCGCTGGGAGCAAATCAAGGCCGAGGAGCGGGCAGAGAAAGCGGCCCGCCCCGAACAGCTATCGCTGCTGGATGACGTGCCGGGGGCATTGCCGGCGCTGAGCCGTGCGCAAAAACTGCAGAAGCGCGCTGCCTCGGCTGGTTTTGACTGGCCGGAGGCGGCTCCGGTGGTCGACAAGATCAGTGAGGAGCTGGATGAAGTGCGCGAGGCGTTGGCTGCTGGTGATAGCGCCGCCGTCGCTGAGGAAATGGGTGATCTGCTGTTCTGCGTGGTCAATCTGGCCCGTCACCTTGGGGTGGACGCCGAAAACGCCTTGCGTCACGGCAATGCCAAATTCGAGCGGCGTTTCCGCTTCATCGAAGCGCAGTTAAGAGAGCAGGGCGCGACCGTCTCCGAACGCCCCCTGGATGAACTCGACGCCCTGTGGGACAAGGCCAAGCAGCAAGGTCTATGAGGGCGCAGTATCCCGCGCCCTAATCTGCTCACTCAGTGTTGGGTTTCCTGCTGACGCTCGACCAGCTCCTGCAGATGCTTGCGGCTCAGCTCCAGATAGCGCGGAGTGGGGCCTTCATCTTTGTACAGCGGGTCGCCCATCTCATCGACCGCGATGACCTCCTTGCCAGCTCGGTAGGGCAGGCTGGCTTCCAGCTCCTCAAGTGCCGCGCCGAGCAGGTCGGTGATCAGGTCTTCAATCTGGCGTTTTGGATACATCTCGTGCAGCGCTTGCAGACGCGCAGCATCTTCCAGTGGCAGATGTACCGCGTAGCTGTCACGGGTTACGCGGCCTTTGGCAGTGTCTTCCCAGGCTTGGGTGAGTTCACGGATCTTCATGGTTCCCCCTTTGTTGCGTGCTGTCGCTTGTGGCGACACCCTCAGCATAGACCATATGCGAGGGCGTACAGGTCTTATGACCCCTTGTCAGCGGCAGGGTTGCATCGCATGCTGGGCATCCCGATCGCCTGGAGAAAGACTCATGACCGATATTGATGCCCGTTTGCGAGAAGACGTCCACAACCTCGGTACCTTGCTGGGGCAGACCATTCAGGCCCATCTGGGAGATGACTTTCTACAACGCATCGAACGCATACGCCTGGGTGCCAAACAGGGTCGCAAGGCCGATCAGGCGGCCAATGAGGCGCTGCTCGATGCCCTGCAGGACCTGCCAGACAGCCAGTTGCTGCCGGTGTGCCGGGCCTTCAATCAGTTTCTCAATCTGGCCAATATCGCTGAACAGCACCACCGCATCCGCCGCCGCCGCGCCGACGAGCCGCAGGCCTTTGAATTGCGCTGCGTCAATGAGCTGCTGCAGCGCCTGAAGGCTGAGAACTTCAGTGCTGACGACATCGTGCAGCAGGTAAATGGGCTGGATATCGAATTGGTGCTGACCGCCCATCCGACCGAAGTGACGCGCCGTACGCTGATCCAGAAGTACGACGCCATCGCTGATGCGCTGGCGCGCGGTGATCACGATGACCTGACTGCAACCGAGCGAGAAGATGTGCGTCAGGATCTGGCCCGCCTGATCAGCGAGGCCTGGCATACCGACGAGATTCGCCGCAGCCGGCCAACCCCGGTAGATGAAGCCAAGTGGGGGTTCGCAGTCATCGAGCATTCGCTGTGGCAGGCGCTGCCGCAGTTTTTGCGTCGTCTGGACGCTGACGTCCACGGCGCGACCGGTCAGCACCTGGATCTGCGTGCCGCCCCGGTGCGCATTGCCTCCTGGATGGGTGGCGACCGTGATGGCAACCCCAACGTCACCGCCCCCGTCACCCGCGAGGTGCTGCTGCTGGGTCGCTGGATGGCGGCGGACCTCTACCTGCGTGATATCGAAGCGTTGGGCAACCAGCTATCCATGCATGCCGCCAGCGACGCGCTGCTGGCGCAGGCCGGCGCGGTGGATGAGCCTTACCGCGCGGTGTTGAAGCAGCTACGTACACGGCTGCAAGTGACCCGCGATTGGGCAGAGCAATCCCTGGCTAACGATGTTGCCATGCCCGCCCAGGTACTGCGCGAGCTGGATGATCTGCGTGGCCCGTTGGAGCTGTGCTATCAGTCGCTGCTGGCGTTTGGCCTAAAGCGCATTGCCAACGGTCCGCTGCTGGATACCCTGCGTCGGGTCAATGCCTTCGGGCTGGGGCTGGTGCGTCTGGATATCCGTCAGGATGCGGCGCGCCACGCCCAGGTGTTCAGTGAGCTGACCGAGCACCTGCAACTGGGCGACTACGCCGAGTGGGATGAAGACGCTCGCTGTCGCTTCCTGCTGGACGAGTTGCACAGCCGGCGCCCGCTGCTGCCGCCGAACTGGCAGCCATCGGCCGACGTGGCCGAAGTGTTGGCGACCTGTCGAGTGGTGGCCAGTCAGCCGCAGGAGCTGCTCGGCTCCTATGTTATCTCCATGGCCTCGCATCCCTCCGATGTGCTGGCGGTCAAGCTGCTGCTGAAGGAAACCGGTGTCAGCTGGCCGATGCGCGTGGCGCCGCTGTTTGAAACCCTGAGTGACCTGGACAATGCCGCCGATGCCATCGACCGGCTGCTGTCGCTGGAGCAGTATCGTGCACTGGTCGGTGACGAGCAGGAGGTGATGATCGGCTATTCCGATTCCGCCAAGGACGCCGGCACGCTGGCGGCAGGCTGGGCGCAGTATCGCGCACAGGAAGCGCTGGTGGGCGCCTGTCAGCGTCACGGCGTGCATCTGCGATTGTTCCACGGCCGCGGTGGTACCGTGGGCCGCGGTGGCGCGCCGGCGCACATGGCCATCCTGTCCCAGCCGCCGGGGTCGGTACGTGGTCAGCTGCGGGTCACCGAGCAGGGCGAGATGATTCGCTTCAAGTTTGGTCTGCCGGGTATCGCCATTCAAAGCCTGCTGCTTTACACCAGCGCCGTGCTGGAGGCCAGTCTGCTGCCGCCGCCGGCGCCCGAGCCGGCCTGGCGCGAACTGATGCAGCAATTGGCTGATCGTTCGGTTGAGGTATATCGAGCGGTGGTGCGTGGTGAGCCGCAGTTTGTCGAGTACTTCCGTCAGGCGACGCCTGAACAGGAGCTGGGTCGTCTACCGCTGGGCAGCCGGCCGGCCAAACGTCGCAGTCAGGGCGGGATCGAGAGTTTGCGGGCCATTCCCTGGATCTTTGCCTGGACCCAGACCCGGCTGATGTTGCCGGCCTGGCTGGGTGCCGGGCAGGCGCTGCGTGAGGCGCTGGATGCCGGTAAGCAGGCTCAGCTCAGGCAGATGATGGATGCGTGGCCGTTCTTTCTGGCGCGGGTTGAGATGCTGGAGATGGTGCTGTCCAAGGCGGATGTGGATATCGCACGCTTTTATGAGCAGCGTTTGGCCAGTGCGGATTTGTGGCCGCTTGGCGAGCGTCTGCGCACCGCACTGGAACAGGCCACCGCCGTGGTGCTGCAGCTGCGCGAAAGTGAGACCCTGCTGGCCCACAATCCGGCACTGGGTGAGTCGGTAGCGGTGCGCAACCCCTACACGGACCCGCTGCATGTGCTGCAGGCCGAATTGATGAAGCGTACCCGGGCGCAGGGCGAGAGCGTTGACCCCGATCTGGAAAGGGCGCTGATGGTGACGATGGCCGGTATCGCGGCGGGCATGCGCAACACCGGCTGACCGGCCGGTCGTCAAGTATCCCTGGGGCGGCTTTGCCTGCGACAATGGTCCGTCTTGTGCATGGCCGCGCGGGCGTGTATGTTGAACGCCCTTTGCGAGCCAGCTCTTGCTGGACGCACCGCATTTTCCGCATTCGCGCAGGCCGCGAGTGCCTGGCAGGTCGCTGGTTGAGGACCGCTCAATGCCCGGTTTCAGTTAGACGAGGAGTACATCATGCGAGTTATCCTGTTGGGCGCCCCAGGGGCGGGCAAGGGTACACAGGCCCAGTTCATCTGCGAGCGCTTCGGCATTCCGCAAATCTCCACCGGCGACATGCTGCGTGCAGCGGTCAAGGCCGGTACCGAGCTTGGCAAGCAAGTCAAGGAAGTCATGGATACTGGCGGCCTGGTCTCCGACGATCTGATCATTGGTCTGATCAAGGAGCGCATTACCCAGGACGATTGCGCCAAGGGTTTTCTGTTCGACGGTTTCCCGCGCACCATTCCGCAGGCTGAGGCGCTGGTAGAAGCCGGCATCGACATTGATCGCGTGCTGGAAATCGCCGTGGCCGATGAAGAAATTGTTGCCCGTCTGTCCGGCCGCCGCGTGCATCCGGGTTCCGGCCGCGTGTATCACGTTGACCACAACCCGCCGCAGGTGGCTGGCAAGGACGACGTCACCGGTGATGACCTGATTCAGCGTGATGACGACAAGGAAGAGACTGTACGCAAGCGTCTGCAGGTCTACCACACCCAGACCAAGCCGCTGGTCGAGTTCTACCAGGGCCTGTCTGCAGCCAAGGGCACCCCCAAGTGCGCCAAGGTTGAAGGTGTCGGCAGCGTAGAACAGATCACCGCCAAGGTCATCAACGCGCTGGACTGAGTCTTGCTCGCTGGAGCAAAAGACCCGTGCTGACTTCGGTCGCACGGGTCTTTGCATTTTTGTACAATGCCCGCCCCCTGAATTCAGAATCCGACCATGACCACACTGCTTGCTCTGGATACCGCCACCGAGTGCTGTTCTGCTGCGTTGCTGCACGAGGGCAGCGTCACTGCGCGCAGCGAAGTGATTCCGCGTCAGCACGCCCAGCGCCTGCTGCCGATGATCGAGGAGCTGCTCAGCGAACGTGAGCTGCGCCTGCAGGATGTCGACGCCCTGGTATTTGGTCGCGGCCCCGGCGCTTTTACCGGCGTGCGCATCGCTACCGGCATGGTGCAGGGCCTGGCCTTTGCCGCCGACAAACCGGTGATTGCGATATCCAACCTGGCCGCGCTGGCTCAGCGTGCCTGGCGCGAGCACGGTACAGACACCGTTGCCGCCGCCATTGATGCGCGCATGGATGAGGTCTACTGGGGGCTGTATGGCCTGCAAGATGGCGTCATGCAGCCGTTGGATGAGGAGCGGGTATGCGCACCTGAGGCCGTTAGTCTGCCGGTGGGCGTCAGCAGCGTGGCCGGTGCTGGCACCGGTTGGCAGTACGCTGATCGTCTGGCGGTCAGCGTCACGCAGAGCTGGCCGCAGATGCTGCCCGATGCTAGCGATCTGATCACCCTGGCCTTGCCCCGCTGGCTGGCCGGAGAGGTGGTCGACGCGGCGGATGCCCAGCCTGTCTACCTGCGTGACAAGGTTGCCACGCCCAAGGGCCAGGCGTAAGCTGGCGCCATTGTCTGAGGAGTACATTTGGTGCGTCTGGACGGTTTCAATCCCTACTCATCGCTGCCTGAGCGCAGCAGTCGAGCGGTTGCCAATACCACGGGCAACAGCGCGGCTGCGTCTGTGCCGGGCAACGAGCAGGCCGGGGTTGCCGCCAGCCGTTTGCCGCCAGCGCAGGTAGTCCCCTCGTCTGCGCCGACTGCCGAGTATCTTCCCGCCCGCCGCGAGTCCTTTGAGCCAGTCTATGGCCGCGCCAATCAAGCGCTGGCGAGTTATCAGAACACTGCCAATATGCCGGTCGACAGCGCCGTCGATACCCTGGCCGGCATCGACGTCTACGCCTGATGTCGTGACTGCGTTACCCCTGCGTTTTATCACCGGTTGCCCACTGTGGTCCGAACCCGCTTGGGCCGGCCAGTTGTACACCCGCGGCACTGACGCGGATGCGCGGCTGGCGCAGTACAGCCGGGTGTTTGGCGCGGTTGAGGGCAATACCACCTTCTACTCCCTGCCCAGCGCCGCGCGAGTCGCCCGTTGGGCTGAACTGCTGAGTGAGGATTTCCACTTCTGCGCCAAACTGCCCCGTGAGGTCAGCCATGGCGGGCGACTGGACGCCGAGCATCCTGCCCTGAACGCCTTCTTCAGTCGCATGGCGCCGCTGGGGCAGCGCCTGGGGCCTGTCTGGCTGCAACTGCCCGAGCGCTTTGCACCGGACGCCCTTGGTGTGCTGGCTGATTTTCTGGCTGGTTTGCCTACGGACTACCAGTACGCGGTTGAAGTGCGCCATCCTGGGTTTTTCCGCAAGGACGACGCTGAACGGCAGCTGAACCGTTTGCTGCATGGCCGTGGTGTCGAGCGCATCAGCTTTGATAGTCGTGCGCTGTTCGCCAGCACCGCCACCGATGCCTCCACGCTCGAAGCCAAGCAGCGCAAGCCGCGCTTGCCGGTGCATGCCATTGCCCTGACTCAGCGGCCCAGCGTGCGCTTTATCGGCGGTATGGATCGGGAGGCCAATTGGCAGGCGCTGGCCCCCTGGTTAGACAAGTGCGCGCAGTGGTTGCAGGCTGGCTACCAGCCGATGCTGTTTATGCACACCCCGGATAACCAGATGGCGCCGCAGCTGGCCCGAGACTTCTACCGTGCCTTGCGTGAACGGGTGCCCGCGCTGGCGCCCATGCCGGTCTGGCCCGGTGAGCATGAGGCCGCTCAGACGCCGCAGCAGGCGGGTCTGTTTTGATACCACAGGATTACTCATGAGCGAACACGCCCCGTTATCGTTGGCTGTCAGTTGGTCCGCGCCAGCCCGGCAGAGTGCAGCCGAAGTGCTGGCTGAGCGCCTGCAACTGCCGTTGCAGGCTGATCTGCCGGACGCTGCCGCGCTGTTGCTTGAGCTGGACGCAGATGGGCTTAGCCTGCGTAGTACCGAGGCGGGAGCGCCGGGTGCGGTGCGTGTGGATTTTGTCGGCGGCGCGCTGGCCCATCGCCGTCAGTTCGGTGGCGGAGCAGGGCAGATGGTCGCCCGTGCAGTCGGCATTCGCGGCAGCGTCAGACCCAGTGTGCTGGATGCCACCGCTGGTCTGGGGCGCGACGCCTTCGTGGTTGCTGCGTTGGGCTGCGAGGTGACCTTGCTTGAGCGCCAGCCGGTGATTGCGGCGCTGCTGGAAGATGGCCTGCAGCGCGCCCGGGCTGCCGGTGGTGAGGTGGCGGAGATCGCCGAGCGGATGCAGCTGCTGCAGTGTGACGCGATTGCCGCCATGGGTGACTGGCAGCTGCCAACGCCCCAGGTCATCCACCTGGACCCGATGTTCCCGCATCGGGACAAGTCCGCGCTGGTGAAAAAGGAGATGCGCCTGTTCCGGCCGCTGGCCGGTGACGATGATGATGCCCCTGAGCTGCTGGCCGCGGCGCTGCAGCTGGCCAGCCACCGGGTGGCGGTGAAACGCCCGCGCAAGGCGCCGGCAATTGCCGGTCAGCGGCCCAGCGCGGAATTGACGGGGCAGTCCAGCCGCTACGATATCTACGGCAAGAAGAAGCTGGACTGAGTGCCGGCAATTCCGGGTGGCCCCGGGCCTACTGGGCCGCAGCCGGGCTGTCCGCCGCTTCGGCGCTGCGCGCCACCTGCCGAATCGACAGGCGCACTTCGGCGCTGAGCACCCGCTTGGCGGTGTTCTCGGCAATGTCTTCCAGTCCGGCTGCATAGTGCAGCCGACCCTCATCGTCAGCCCGTAACACCTGCTCATCGGTCAATCGCTGGATAAACTGGCGGAACAGCGTTTTGTCAAAGAACTCCGGCGCGTTCAGGCCATGCAGAATCGACAGGCGCTGCGCCATGACGGTACAGCGTGCTTCCAGCTGTTCGGCGGTCTGGCTGCCGTTGGGATAGTTCAGCAGCAGCGCTGAGGCCATATAGAAGCGCTCCAGAATCTGGATGATGCTGCGCGACAGCAGGCTGAGCATGACAAACTCGACCGAGCTCAGGTCCGGGCGGTGAATCTGTCCGTCGGCTTCGCGCAGCAGTTGCTGCTCGAGCAGGCTGTCGATCCATTGCTGAATGACTGCGGGCAGCTCATCCTCGCTCCATTGCAGGAACAGTTCGCCCTGCAAATAGGGGTAGATGCCCATGACCAGACGTTCGATCTGTTCACGCTTCATGCGCGGGTTGTTCTGGAACAGGCAGGCGATCAACGCCGGCAAGATCACCAGATGCAGGACATTGTTGCGGTAGTAGGTCATCAGTACCGCCTGGGGCTCGTCCAGGCGCATGATTTCACCCAGCGCATCGGATTGGCGGTCGATCATCTGCATGCTTTCCACGTGCTTGATCATCGCCTGACCGTCCAGTGCGGTCAGGGTGACGCCGCTGCTGTAGGGCACGGCCTGCAGCAGCGCTTTGTAGCGGTCCAGCGCACGTGCCAGCGAGGTTTCATCCAGGGCTAGCCGGGCGGTGGACAGCATCACCAACGCCACCATGTTGACCGGGTTGACGTCGGCGGCAGCGCTGATGCCGCTGGTCAGCTGCCGCGCCAGGCGGTTGGTGGTGTCGTTCAGCCAGGTTGGGCGATAGTCGGGTGCCAGCGATTGTGCGCGCCAGTCCGGTTGCTCGCGATCGAGAAAATCGGCTAACGCCAGCGGCTCGCCAAAGTTCACCGCCACCTCACCAAAGCGCAGCTTGAGCGCGGAGATCACGCGGAACAGGTCAAACACCGACTCCTTCTTCTTGGCCTGGCCGCGCAGCTCGCCGAGGTAGGTGCGGCCTTCAAGTACTCTTTCGTAGCCGATATAGACCGGCACAAAAACGATGGGGCGACGTGAGGAGCGCAGGAAACTGCGCAAGGTGATAGCCAGCATGCCGGTCTTCGGGCTGAGCATGCGACCGGTTCGTGAGCGACCGCCCTCAATGAAGTATTCGACGGGAAAGCCACGGCTGAACAGGGTGTGCAGATACTCGTTGAAAACAGCGGTGTAGAGCTGGTTGCCCTTGAAGCTGCGGCGCATGAAGAAGGCGCCGCCGCGGCGCAGGATGCCGCCGATCACCGGCATGTTGAGGTTGATGCCGGCAGCAATATGCGGTGGCGTCATGCTGTTGCGAAACAGCAGGTAGGACAGCAGCAGGTAGTCGATATGGCTGCGGTGGCAGGGCACGTAGATGATCTCGTTGCCGCGGGCAATGTCCTGGATGCGCTTGAGGTTGTTGACCCGTATGCCGTCATACAACTTGTTCCAGAACCAGCTGAGCACTACCTCAAGAAAACGAATAATGGTGTAAGTGAAGTCCGAGGCGATCTCGTTGGCGTAACGCGCGGCAATGGCCTGGGCCTTGCTTTCGTCGATGCCTTTTTCGCTGGCCTCCCGTGCAATGGCGGCGCGCACCAGCGGGGCGTGCAGCAGGCCCTTGAGCAGGGTGCGCCTGTGCACCAGCTCCGGGCCGACCACGGCGGCGCGCTGCTGGCGGAAGTGCACCCGCAGCACGCGGTTGACGCGGCGCAGACGACGCTCGCGGTCAAGGGCTGGTGGAATAAGCTCCGGCAGTGCTACCCGCGGGCCAAAGTGCACGCGTACCTTGCGCCCGTGCAGCAGGATGGCCAGCAGCTTGCGCAGGCGTCCGCCCACCCAGTTCCAGGCAAACAGCAACTTGATGGCCGAGGACTCGCTGTCCGGTGACTGGCCCCAGAACACCGTGATAGGAATCAACTGCACGTTGTCGGGGTGTTCCAGTACCTTACCCAGTCGCGGCGACTGGCCACGCGGATCGGGCCGGCCGACCCAGGAGCGCTCACGACTGAGAAAAATAAAGGCGTCACGCTCATCCAGCGGCGGCAACGGTGCGCGTACCGGGCGTGGCAGGCCGGCTCGCACGCACTCGCGGTCGGCC contains:
- a CDS encoding class I SAM-dependent methyltransferase, with translation MSEHAPLSLAVSWSAPARQSAAEVLAERLQLPLQADLPDAAALLLELDADGLSLRSTEAGAPGAVRVDFVGGALAHRRQFGGGAGQMVARAVGIRGSVRPSVLDATAGLGRDAFVVAALGCEVTLLERQPVIAALLEDGLQRARAAGGEVAEIAERMQLLQCDAIAAMGDWQLPTPQVIHLDPMFPHRDKSALVKKEMRLFRPLAGDDDDAPELLAAALQLASHRVAVKRPRKAPAIAGQRPSAELTGQSSRYDIYGKKKLD
- the plsB gene encoding glycerol-3-phosphate 1-O-acyltransferase PlsB, with the protein product MSTSYASLFGRMRFGLARRLLYLWVRSIRIGDSNEELDIDAQQPVVYVLPYRSLTDLIVADRECVRAGLPRPVRAPLPPLDERDAFIFLSRERSWVGRPDPRGQSPRLGKVLEHPDNVQLIPITVFWGQSPDSESSAIKLLFAWNWVGGRLRKLLAILLHGRKVRVHFGPRVALPELIPPALDRERRLRRVNRVLRVHFRQQRAAVVGPELVHRRTLLKGLLHAPLVRAAIAREASEKGIDESKAQAIAARYANEIASDFTYTIIRFLEVVLSWFWNKLYDGIRVNNLKRIQDIARGNEIIYVPCHRSHIDYLLLSYLLFRNSMTPPHIAAGINLNMPVIGGILRRGGAFFMRRSFKGNQLYTAVFNEYLHTLFSRGFPVEYFIEGGRSRTGRMLSPKTGMLAITLRSFLRSSRRPIVFVPVYIGYERVLEGRTYLGELRGQAKKKESVFDLFRVISALKLRFGEVAVNFGEPLALADFLDREQPDWRAQSLAPDYRPTWLNDTTNRLARQLTSGISAAADVNPVNMVALVMLSTARLALDETSLARALDRYKALLQAVPYSSGVTLTALDGQAMIKHVESMQMIDRQSDALGEIMRLDEPQAVLMTYYRNNVLHLVILPALIACLFQNNPRMKREQIERLVMGIYPYLQGELFLQWSEDELPAVIQQWIDSLLEQQLLREADGQIHRPDLSSVEFVMLSLLSRSIIQILERFYMASALLLNYPNGSQTAEQLEARCTVMAQRLSILHGLNAPEFFDKTLFRQFIQRLTDEQVLRADDEGRLHYAAGLEDIAENTAKRVLSAEVRLSIRQVARSAEAADSPAAAQ